The Candidatus Dormiibacterota bacterium sequence GGTTGTGGTGCAGTCCCCGTACCCTGGACAATGTGATCGCTTCATGCCGCGACTCCTCCTTGTGCTCTGCGCCCTCGCCTCCGCCGCCGCCATCGCGGGCTGCGGCGCCGGGAGCGTGCCCGCCGGCGCGCTGAGCCCGCCGCGGACCGGCGACACCGCCCCGGCGGCGCCCGACCCGGTGGCCCACTCGGTCTCCGCGGTGGTCTCCGCGCTGGCCAGGGAGCGGGCGCGGGCCGCGGAGAGCGCGCCGGCGGCCCCGGTGATCGCCCCCCGGCCGGTGGCGGTGTGGCAACCACCCCCCGCGCCGCCGCCGCCGCCGTCGTCGACCGCCGCCGCGCCCACGACCGGCCCCAACCCGATCATCGCCCTCGGCGACAGCCTCACCTTCGGCTGGGGCCGCGGCGCCTCGTCCGCCCCCTACGGTCCCGCCCCGGCCCACAGCTATCCCTGGTACGTGGAGCAGGACCTCGGCGTGCCCGTCATCAACGCGGGGATCAGCGGGACCACCGCCCGGGAGGTCCTCGACCCCGCCTCCGAGCCTCACCACCCGCGCCCGGCGTCGCTGCAGCTGCCCGCGCTGCTCGCCCGGCACCCGCGGCTGGTGATCCTGTCCTTCGGGAGCAACGAGGTGCAGCGCGGCTGGCCGGTGTCGCAGACGGCGGCGGACCTCGACCGCCTGCTCGCCCGGGTCACCGGCACCGGCGTCCCGGTGCTGGTGGTGGGCACCCACGTCGACTGCGAGGCCGACCCGTGCCAGGGTCCCTCGCCCGGGTACACGAGGCAGCGGTACCTGTCCAACTGGGACGCCGCCCTGAGCCAGCTGGCCAGCCGCTACCAGGCCGGGCTGGTGCTCGACGTCGAGCGCGGCTTCGGCCGCGACGACCTCACCGACTGGATCCACCCCACCGCCCTCGGCTACTGGCGGATGGCGCAGCGCATCGAGCCCGAGGTGGTGGCGGTGCTGCAGCGCCAGGGTCAGCGAGGCCCCGGCGCCCACCCCGCCCCACGGCTGCCGGCCGGCGGGGAGTGGGGCCCGCCGTCGCGGCCGGCCCCGGACCCGGCGCCGCCGCCCGAGCCCCGGGGGCAGAGCGAGATGTGGCCCGGCGGGCCCCACGAGTTCCTTCCGTGGAACCTGGAGCGGCTGCTCGCGATCCTCGATCACCTTGGTGACACGCCGCCGCGGGCGACGCCGCCACCGCCCCCGGACGCGGTTCCGATCACCTGATCGGGGCACATACCGCAAGCTAGCAGGGTGCCTGATCGTTCCATACAGTGCCGAATTCAGGGCAACCGGCAGTTCCGGGTCAGGTGAGGTGATGACGAGCACTGTGGCGGGCCGTACCGAGGGACACCCCGTGTCCGGGGACCGGAGGGGTCTCGAGAGGTCGAACAACTTCACGC is a genomic window containing:
- a CDS encoding GDSL-type esterase/lipase family protein, translated to MPRLLLVLCALASAAAIAGCGAGSVPAGALSPPRTGDTAPAAPDPVAHSVSAVVSALARERARAAESAPAAPVIAPRPVAVWQPPPAPPPPPSSTAAAPTTGPNPIIALGDSLTFGWGRGASSAPYGPAPAHSYPWYVEQDLGVPVINAGISGTTAREVLDPASEPHHPRPASLQLPALLARHPRLVILSFGSNEVQRGWPVSQTAADLDRLLARVTGTGVPVLVVGTHVDCEADPCQGPSPGYTRQRYLSNWDAALSQLASRYQAGLVLDVERGFGRDDLTDWIHPTALGYWRMAQRIEPEVVAVLQRQGQRGPGAHPAPRLPAGGEWGPPSRPAPDPAPPPEPRGQSEMWPGGPHEFLPWNLERLLAILDHLGDTPPRATPPPPPDAVPIT